From Candidatus Bathyarchaeota archaeon, one genomic window encodes:
- a CDS encoding type II secretion system F family protein, with protein sequence MQKKPRSGFLGKLFGELNKATSEEREKTEAELPFAVMIFTLMAASGISPYDSWKKMRKLTFLPVFKKEADEVVRQVEVLGKDPLTVMYQRAEATQSKLYRNFLGGFVSSVRSGGKLVDYMKSQLKSIFELRYINLNRSIERIAALVEAYSVMLIVVLCTYILFVVFSSSSVMDLLASTSISISPSMSYIIAFVIMPVMSGIFILMAHNMQRSAFPDLKDLYKKAIIFTVPAFVVIGAFGAVKSLQDAIKPLGLAEITTIALVATSLPIAIQYYRISKINYNAEESIPSFIRDITESQKTGLSPEKSIIQATKRKDYGSFSKFLVLIRSQIEWGIPLRKTFENLKKEIRSWFVIVNFAMMVETLEIGGNSIQSLEILSEYSEKERELQVNRRALLKPYILLAFMWSALIAVTTTIVALTTTMMTGIVSSDLSSVAMIAMQDQLKVFSVGIIIQCWISGFFIGKISEGNFGAGFKIAAMLAATAYLSLVLSQVLLADTFSIVKPGGL encoded by the coding sequence ATGCAGAAAAAACCACGTAGCGGTTTTTTAGGCAAATTATTCGGTGAACTCAACAAAGCTACTAGTGAAGAACGTGAAAAAACTGAGGCTGAGCTGCCTTTTGCAGTCATGATTTTTACGCTTATGGCTGCAAGCGGGATATCTCCGTATGATAGCTGGAAGAAGATGCGTAAACTAACCTTTTTGCCTGTGTTCAAGAAGGAGGCTGACGAGGTTGTGCGGCAAGTTGAGGTGTTGGGTAAAGACCCCTTGACTGTTATGTATCAACGTGCTGAGGCAACCCAGTCTAAGCTTTATCGTAACTTTTTAGGCGGTTTTGTCTCGTCAGTTCGCAGCGGAGGCAAACTTGTTGACTACATGAAAAGCCAGCTTAAATCAATCTTTGAGTTGCGTTACATTAACTTAAACCGCTCAATCGAGCGGATTGCTGCTTTGGTTGAAGCATACTCAGTTATGTTAATAGTGGTTTTGTGCACCTACATCCTCTTCGTGGTATTTTCCTCGTCGAGTGTTATGGACCTTTTAGCAAGCACTTCCATTTCAATTTCTCCTTCAATGTCCTACATTATAGCGTTTGTAATTATGCCTGTGATGTCAGGTATCTTTATTTTGATGGCGCATAACATGCAACGAAGCGCTTTTCCTGACCTAAAGGACCTTTATAAAAAAGCAATAATCTTCACTGTTCCCGCGTTCGTAGTGATCGGTGCATTTGGCGCTGTAAAGTCGCTTCAGGACGCCATCAAACCTCTTGGCCTCGCTGAAATAACGACAATCGCCCTCGTCGCCACATCACTGCCAATTGCCATCCAATATTATCGTATTTCGAAAATCAACTACAACGCTGAAGAATCAATTCCAAGCTTCATACGCGACATCACTGAATCCCAAAAAACAGGTCTGTCCCCAGAAAAAAGTATCATTCAAGCCACCAAACGCAAAGACTACGGAAGCTTTTCAAAATTCCTCGTTTTGATACGAAGCCAGATTGAATGGGGTATTCCTTTGCGGAAGACTTTTGAGAATTTGAAGAAAGAAATTCGCAGCTGGTTTGTCATCGTAAACTTTGCCATGATGGTAGAAACCCTTGAAATCGGTGGGAACTCTATCCAATCCCTTGAGATCCTCTCAGAGTACAGTGAAAAAGAGCGCGAATTACAGGTTAACCGTAGAGCGCTATTGAAGCCCTACATTCTTTTGGCATTCATGTGGAGCGCATTAATTGCAGTGACTACTACTATCGTAGCCTTAACCACGACGATGATGACTGGCATCGTAAGCTCCGATCTTTCCTCAGTAGCCATGATCGCCATGCAAGACCAACTCAAAGTGTTCTCTGTAGGCATTATAATTCAATGTTGGATCTCCGGGTTCTTCATCGGAAAAATCAGCGAAGGCAACTTTGGTGCAGGCTTCAAAATTGCTGCGATGCTAGCTGCAACTGCTTACCTTTCGCTGGTGCTTTCTCAGGTGTTGCTGGCGGATACATTCAGTATAGTTAAACCTGGAGGTTTATGA
- a CDS encoding DUF1638 domain-containing protein — protein sequence MAKEKEKTCLVACSVLKRELQQLVKEGKLDAEVVFVSKNFHVDYAALESNVRNVLEHTKKRFKGKIVLVYGDLCLGQEGEMKKLAQEYGVAKIDAVNCIDCQMGGKGVFLSADPNHNLMFMGPGMIEFFADMKENLKRQGVDDAAFAGMFSGIKGIVLLDTCGDAERCREALARSGMNLKVLETRFIGTDGVLAVVMDAINHASRIK from the coding sequence ATGGCAAAAGAGAAAGAGAAAACCTGCCTTGTAGCCTGCAGCGTCTTAAAACGGGAACTACAGCAGCTGGTTAAGGAGGGCAAACTGGACGCTGAGGTGGTTTTTGTGAGTAAAAACTTCCATGTTGATTACGCTGCGCTTGAGAGTAACGTCCGCAACGTTTTGGAGCATACAAAGAAGCGGTTCAAAGGTAAAATCGTGCTCGTCTACGGAGACCTCTGTTTGGGGCAGGAGGGGGAAATGAAAAAACTCGCCCAAGAATACGGCGTAGCCAAGATAGACGCGGTTAACTGCATTGACTGCCAAATGGGAGGCAAAGGCGTTTTTCTCTCCGCGGACCCAAACCATAACTTGATGTTTATGGGGCCCGGCATGATAGAGTTCTTCGCCGACATGAAAGAGAACCTCAAGCGGCAGGGTGTGGATGATGCGGCGTTTGCGGGGATGTTTAGCGGAATCAAGGGTATAGTGCTGCTTGATACCTGTGGGGATGCGGAGCGCTGTAGGGAGGCGTTGGCGAGGTCAGGTATGAACCTTAAGGTGCTCGAAACACGTTTCATCGGCACCGATGGGGTTTTGGCGGTGGTTATGGATGCAATTAACCATGCCTCTCGTATCAAGTAA
- a CDS encoding pyridoxamine 5'-phosphate oxidase family protein, with amino-acid sequence MGIKLTKADKTFISELPVGRLATATEDCEPVVRPVWPVFDGVYFYIASDPDTPKLEHIEANPQVSLVIDDYDRNNWSNTKGIRVQGEAEIMWNGEEYRYAHELLKEKYPEYRTEDGGWKEGDLPIIKITPTSFYKWSQGSNWKK; translated from the coding sequence ATGGGAATAAAACTCACAAAAGCCGATAAAACCTTCATATCCGAATTACCAGTTGGACGACTCGCAACAGCAACAGAAGACTGTGAACCCGTAGTTCGACCTGTTTGGCCAGTCTTTGACGGCGTATACTTCTACATCGCCTCCGACCCAGACACACCAAAACTTGAACACATCGAAGCCAACCCCCAAGTATCGCTGGTTATTGACGATTACGACAGAAACAACTGGTCAAACACAAAGGGTATCCGTGTTCAGGGTGAAGCTGAAATCATGTGGAATGGCGAAGAATACCGCTACGCTCATGAACTCTTAAAAGAAAAATATCCTGAGTACCGAACTGAGGACGGTGGCTGGAAAGAAGGCGATCTCCCTATAATCAAAATCACTCCGACAAGCTTCTATAAATGGTCGCAGGGCAGTAACTGGAAAAAATAG
- a CDS encoding thiolase domain-containing protein, whose translation MNGKPLVSIISAGMSKFGKHDGLLTRELFAQAAAEAFSRCPKLQPKQDIKAMFIGHMGEAYEHQGHTGSTLADWAGLAGIPATRTEAACGSSGVALRSGIYAVLSGLADVVIVGGVEKMTHRTTAEVTEYLAMASDFPFEQFHGITFPGLFALMANAHMHAYGTTEEQIGMVAVKNHYHGSLNPKAQMQKEVSLQNVLASKYVAWPLKLYDCSLITDGASCVILTKPDLAKKYTDQPVHIVGTGQASDTIGLYERKTLTSLQSTKLAAKSAYEMANVTPDQINLAEVHDCFTFAEIMHYEDLGFCKVGEGGKLVERNETRLGGRIPVNTSGGLKSKGHPVGATGTAQAYEMYLQLTDQADRRQVKDAQIGLTHNIGGSGATAAVHIYRRDQ comes from the coding sequence TTGAATGGAAAACCACTGGTCAGCATAATCAGCGCAGGCATGAGCAAATTCGGCAAACACGACGGCTTACTCACACGCGAACTATTCGCACAAGCCGCCGCTGAAGCCTTCAGCCGCTGCCCCAAACTGCAACCTAAACAAGACATAAAAGCCATGTTCATCGGACACATGGGCGAAGCATACGAACATCAGGGTCACACTGGCAGTACCTTGGCGGATTGGGCTGGACTCGCAGGCATTCCCGCCACCCGTACCGAAGCTGCATGCGGTAGCTCAGGCGTTGCCTTGCGCTCAGGGATCTATGCGGTTCTTTCAGGACTCGCGGACGTGGTTATTGTTGGTGGTGTTGAAAAGATGACTCATCGCACAACTGCAGAAGTCACTGAGTACTTGGCGATGGCGTCTGACTTCCCGTTTGAGCAGTTTCACGGTATTACTTTTCCTGGGCTTTTTGCGTTGATGGCGAATGCTCATATGCACGCTTACGGCACCACTGAAGAGCAAATCGGCATGGTAGCAGTTAAAAATCACTACCATGGTAGCCTCAACCCTAAAGCTCAGATGCAAAAAGAGGTGTCGCTGCAGAACGTTTTGGCTTCGAAGTATGTGGCGTGGCCGCTGAAACTCTACGATTGCTCACTTATAACTGACGGGGCAAGCTGTGTTATACTAACCAAGCCTGACCTTGCCAAAAAATACACCGACCAACCCGTCCACATAGTCGGTACAGGACAAGCAAGCGACACTATCGGGCTCTACGAACGCAAAACCTTAACTTCGTTGCAATCGACCAAACTCGCTGCCAAATCAGCCTACGAAATGGCAAATGTTACACCTGACCAAATCAACCTCGCCGAAGTTCATGACTGTTTCACGTTTGCTGAAATCATGCATTACGAAGACCTTGGCTTCTGCAAGGTTGGAGAAGGCGGCAAACTCGTCGAACGCAATGAAACGCGTCTCGGCGGTCGAATACCCGTTAACACTAGTGGTGGCTTGAAATCCAAAGGGCACCCTGTCGGTGCAACAGGCACAGCGCAGGCTTATGAAATGTATCTTCAACTCACTGACCAAGCCGACCGACGTCAAGTTAAAGACGCCCAAATCGGTTTAACTCATAACATTGGCGGTTCAGGAGCAACCGCAGCAGTCCACATCTACAGGAGAGACCAATAA
- a CDS encoding helix-turn-helix domain-containing protein produces MALAMENVMKVYNKQTDAYKMVKMDQTVTKQLSTIEETLARFGLLKNEIRVYLYLARAGEKKAGEIAEAIALHRTETYRILRDLEKKGIVFSIFEKPLKFTAVPLDKAIDLLVDAQKIKIKMLEQEKPSLVELWQSMPQAKTEVAKKELFQMLEGEQQVLMKANELLEKAEESFQIFAAADYLSELYYSDFSDKLKAQANKIEVSVVTDTSVKSAYFLGQMKWLGGGHRVSEEGNLPCFMIADNKEVLIAFHEKIQDGEAGKKKYRTAAIWTNYAALVNTLQILFSKLQN; encoded by the coding sequence ATGGCACTAGCAATGGAAAACGTGATGAAGGTCTACAACAAGCAGACCGACGCATATAAAATGGTAAAAATGGATCAAACAGTAACCAAGCAATTAAGCACCATCGAGGAGACACTTGCACGCTTCGGCTTACTCAAAAACGAAATACGCGTGTACCTCTACCTCGCTCGTGCAGGCGAAAAAAAGGCAGGCGAAATCGCTGAAGCAATCGCGTTGCATCGAACCGAAACCTACCGAATTCTTCGCGACCTCGAAAAGAAAGGCATCGTTTTCAGCATATTCGAAAAACCATTAAAATTCACCGCCGTTCCACTCGACAAAGCAATCGACCTACTCGTAGACGCACAAAAAATCAAAATCAAAATGCTTGAACAAGAAAAACCCAGCTTGGTGGAACTCTGGCAAAGCATGCCTCAGGCTAAAACAGAAGTCGCCAAAAAAGAGTTATTCCAGATGCTAGAAGGCGAACAACAAGTGCTGATGAAAGCAAACGAGCTGCTAGAAAAAGCAGAAGAAAGCTTCCAGATTTTTGCCGCCGCAGACTACCTTAGCGAACTATACTACAGCGATTTCAGCGATAAACTCAAAGCGCAAGCCAACAAAATCGAAGTCTCAGTCGTCACCGATACCAGCGTTAAAAGCGCCTACTTCCTTGGACAGATGAAGTGGCTTGGAGGCGGACACCGCGTCAGTGAGGAAGGCAACTTGCCATGTTTCATGATCGCCGACAACAAAGAAGTCCTGATTGCATTCCACGAAAAAATCCAAGACGGCGAAGCAGGCAAAAAGAAGTACCGCACCGCAGCTATTTGGACCAACTACGCTGCATTAGTGAATACCCTGCAGATTCTCTTCTCTAAACTGCAGAATTAA
- a CDS encoding Zn-ribbon domain-containing OB-fold protein, with the protein MSTAEPFTIEQFYKFLQQGKLMAGKCQKCGKIHLPPRPLCDNCYSQEFSWIQVSGKGKLVTYTVINVAPAQFQALAPYAVGIVELENGLKIPGMIQDIKQEQLKIGMELTLDFGTCSAPQQWPVWPRYCFKP; encoded by the coding sequence ATGAGCACAGCTGAGCCTTTTACGATTGAGCAGTTCTACAAGTTCCTTCAGCAAGGCAAGTTGATGGCTGGTAAATGCCAAAAATGCGGCAAAATCCATCTTCCACCCCGCCCGCTCTGCGACAATTGCTACTCACAAGAGTTTAGCTGGATTCAAGTTTCAGGCAAAGGCAAACTCGTCACGTACACCGTTATCAACGTAGCTCCAGCGCAGTTCCAAGCTCTCGCTCCATACGCCGTGGGCATCGTTGAACTCGAAAATGGGCTGAAAATCCCTGGCATGATACAGGACATCAAACAGGAACAACTTAAAATCGGCATGGAACTCACACTGGACTTTGGCACCTGCAGTGCACCTCAACAGTGGCCCGTTTGGCCCCGATACTGCTTCAAACCCTGA
- a CDS encoding type IV pilin codes for MRNILKNRYALSTVVTTLIILVVSVLLAGVVTYFAINVTSTRVQEESLHLTKQHVWYAANGTTYVGQAAIMIINTGGRDVVIDKLTVRGQECAWSNVYYNVTTDSVSADLTFQENLGGSMTIGSTAYEFVAASTDLTLESGKTMIIYINNPDSITVNDIGLTVAQTIFTSQAMYYKETNVEAS; via the coding sequence ATGAGAAACATACTAAAAAATAGATATGCATTAAGTACAGTCGTAACAACGCTGATTATCCTCGTCGTTTCAGTGCTACTCGCAGGAGTCGTCACCTACTTTGCCATCAACGTCACAAGCACCCGCGTTCAAGAAGAAAGCTTGCACCTTACAAAGCAGCACGTATGGTACGCAGCCAACGGTACAACCTATGTTGGTCAAGCAGCAATCATGATCATAAACACTGGCGGTAGAGACGTAGTCATTGACAAACTAACCGTCAGAGGTCAAGAATGCGCATGGAGCAACGTATACTACAACGTCACAACTGACTCTGTCTCTGCAGACTTAACCTTCCAAGAAAACTTGGGCGGCTCAATGACTATCGGCAGTACAGCATACGAGTTCGTTGCAGCATCTACTGACTTGACACTTGAATCAGGTAAAACCATGATAATCTATATCAACAACCCTGACAGCATCACCGTCAACGACATCGGCCTAACAGTTGCACAGACCATCTTCACATCGCAAGCAATGTACTACAAAGAAACCAACGTAGAAGCAAGCTAA
- a CDS encoding type II/IV secretion system ATPase subunit, with amino-acid sequence MPKIGKKKQQEVQVVQQAPDEELIAYLGIQGYQVPEGYTQVESYPLNPPFSYAWVFQDDAEGSYFYVVDELPMSREEREAYKRLKSILEYELKAPSVDESLVDSFRRQLPAILQDHKEALAGTNKVGQRKIIYYLEKDLIGYGRIDGLINDPYIEDISCLGINKPVYIYHRKYNNARTNITFTNEEELDDFITRIVHRQGKHVSIAHPIVDLTLPGKHRLAVSFGKETTPAGTSFTIRKFREDPLTIVDLIMNETIDESIGAYLWMLMENKMSVMVVGPTGAGKTTALNAIACLVRPDYKMISVEEVQEINLPQENWVSTIARTGFGGDSDGEVTLYDLIKSAVRHRPTMILVGEIRGEEAYVLFQALATGHGGLCTMHADDVETVVKRLTQPPMNIPPTILSLMNCVIVVKQVRNSSFNPHDRKGSTRKFTKIAEIDNTGQSHDVFTWQLSSDTFQSNLSNSYLFKKIATAVDVPVSVVMQEFERRKKILLSMVEHNLRDFRSVHKALNSSLNLEALNQEVAEVP; translated from the coding sequence ATGCCTAAAATTGGAAAGAAAAAACAACAAGAAGTTCAAGTCGTACAGCAAGCTCCAGATGAAGAACTCATAGCGTACCTTGGCATCCAAGGCTACCAAGTACCTGAAGGGTACACACAAGTAGAAAGCTACCCGCTTAACCCTCCATTCTCCTATGCTTGGGTGTTCCAAGACGACGCCGAAGGCAGCTACTTCTATGTCGTGGATGAGTTGCCGATGTCGCGTGAAGAACGTGAAGCCTACAAACGCCTAAAAAGCATACTTGAATACGAACTCAAAGCTCCAAGTGTAGATGAGTCTCTTGTTGATTCTTTCCGTCGCCAATTACCTGCGATTCTTCAAGACCACAAAGAAGCCCTGGCTGGAACAAACAAGGTGGGGCAAAGAAAAATCATCTACTACCTCGAAAAAGACCTTATCGGGTACGGCAGAATCGACGGCCTCATAAACGACCCCTACATCGAAGACATTAGCTGTTTAGGCATAAACAAACCCGTCTACATCTATCATCGCAAATATAACAACGCCCGAACTAACATAACTTTCACTAACGAAGAAGAACTCGACGACTTCATAACACGCATAGTTCACCGCCAAGGCAAACACGTCAGCATCGCCCACCCCATCGTCGACTTGACCCTGCCAGGCAAGCACCGTCTGGCTGTCTCTTTTGGAAAAGAAACCACACCTGCAGGCACCAGCTTCACGATCAGAAAATTCAGAGAGGATCCCTTAACCATCGTTGACTTGATAATGAACGAAACCATCGACGAATCTATCGGGGCCTATCTTTGGATGCTTATGGAAAACAAGATGTCAGTTATGGTCGTTGGTCCTACAGGTGCAGGTAAGACAACCGCCTTAAACGCTATTGCATGTTTGGTTCGTCCCGACTACAAGATGATTTCCGTAGAAGAAGTTCAAGAAATCAACCTGCCGCAGGAAAACTGGGTCTCAACCATAGCCCGAACAGGATTCGGCGGAGACAGCGACGGAGAAGTCACACTCTACGATCTCATTAAATCAGCTGTGCGGCACAGACCAACCATGATTCTTGTAGGCGAAATCAGAGGTGAAGAAGCGTACGTGCTATTCCAAGCGCTTGCCACAGGTCACGGCGGTTTATGTACCATGCACGCCGACGACGTCGAAACAGTAGTCAAACGTTTAACTCAGCCTCCGATGAATATTCCTCCGACGATTCTTTCATTGATGAACTGTGTTATTGTCGTTAAACAGGTTAGAAACAGCAGCTTTAACCCGCATGATCGAAAAGGTTCCACTCGTAAATTCACCAAAATAGCCGAGATAGATAACACAGGTCAATCCCACGACGTCTTTACTTGGCAACTCTCCTCAGACACCTTCCAAAGCAACTTGTCTAACAGTTATCTGTTCAAAAAAATCGCTACAGCAGTGGATGTCCCCGTCAGCGTCGTTATGCAGGAATTTGAGCGCCGAAAGAAAATCTTGTTAAGCATGGTTGAGCACAACCTGCGTGACTTCCGAAGCGTTCACAAAGCTCTAAACAGTTCACTGAACCTTGAAGCGCTAAACCAAGAGGTCGCTGAGGTACCGTAG